Proteins encoded together in one Undibacterium sp. CCC3.4 window:
- a CDS encoding response regulator has protein sequence MSRSVLVVDDQSEARQLVRMVMEVESYTVREAGNASMALSSARAERPDCFIIDIRMPGPIDGLGLCRAIRLDPQLAQIPVILLSAFFRADERHQADLAGADVFFEKPFNFNDLLEQVERLTQH, from the coding sequence ATGAGTCGCAGTGTGCTGGTGGTCGACGATCAATCGGAGGCCCGGCAACTGGTGCGCATGGTGATGGAAGTTGAATCGTACACCGTGCGCGAAGCCGGCAACGCCAGCATGGCCTTGAGCTCGGCGCGCGCCGAACGGCCTGATTGCTTCATCATCGATATCCGTATGCCGGGCCCAATCGATGGCTTGGGTTTGTGCCGCGCGATTCGGCTTGATCCGCAACTGGCACAGATACCGGTGATACTGCTGAGCGCGTTCTTTCGCGCCGATGAGCGACACCAAGCTGATCTGGCCGGGGCTGATGTATTTTTTGAAAAGCCCTTTAATTTCAATGATTTGCTCGAGCAAGTTGAGCGACTTACCCAGCATTGA